One Planktothrix serta PCC 8927 DNA segment encodes these proteins:
- the rfbH gene encoding lipopolysaccharide biosynthesis protein RfbH, with protein MTQSLPRPASTSDQEQALREQVFAAVKDYYQYKFTHKTFIPGQTYIPASGKVFDEQELVHLVDASLDFWLTTGRYAAEFEQRFAEWMGVKHCLLVNSGSSANLVALSALTSPKLGDKQLKPGDEVITVAAGFPTTVNPIFQNQLVPVFVDVKLPTYDIDIDQLELAVSPRTRAIMIAHTLGNPFNLEAVMAFVEKHDLWLIEDNCDAVGSVYQGKKTGSFGHLSTVSFYPAHHITMGEGGAVLTNDTRLKKIVESFRDWGRDCWCAPGVDNTCNKRFGWQLGDLPLGYDHKYTYSHVGYNLKLTDMQAAVGVAQLDKLPEFVAKRQHNFDFMYQQLQDLQDVLQLPQSTPGSEPSWFGFLISVKENAPFTRNELVQYLEEKRIGTRLLFGGNLIKQPAYEGLNYRIVGDLPKTDQVMARSFWIGLFPGLTEEMLAYVVNVFKGFVKYE; from the coding sequence ATGACTCAATCTTTACCTCGTCCTGCTAGTACCTCCGATCAAGAACAAGCACTCAGAGAACAAGTTTTTGCTGCGGTCAAAGACTACTACCAATATAAGTTTACTCACAAAACCTTTATCCCAGGTCAAACCTATATCCCGGCTTCGGGTAAAGTGTTTGATGAGCAAGAACTGGTACATTTAGTTGATGCGTCACTGGATTTTTGGTTAACTACAGGACGCTATGCTGCGGAATTTGAACAACGTTTTGCAGAGTGGATGGGGGTTAAACACTGCTTACTGGTTAACTCCGGGTCTTCTGCTAATTTAGTTGCCTTATCTGCTTTAACATCGCCCAAATTAGGGGATAAGCAACTGAAACCCGGAGATGAAGTAATTACGGTGGCGGCAGGATTTCCTACAACGGTGAATCCGATTTTTCAAAATCAGTTAGTCCCCGTATTTGTGGATGTGAAACTGCCTACTTATGATATTGATATTGATCAATTAGAGTTAGCAGTTTCGCCTCGTACCCGTGCGATTATGATTGCCCATACCTTGGGAAATCCCTTTAATTTAGAAGCGGTGATGGCTTTTGTCGAAAAACATGATTTGTGGTTAATTGAAGATAATTGTGATGCGGTAGGGAGTGTTTATCAAGGCAAAAAAACCGGAAGTTTCGGTCATTTATCAACTGTCAGTTTTTATCCTGCCCATCATATCACTATGGGTGAGGGAGGCGCAGTTTTAACCAATGATACACGCCTAAAAAAAATTGTAGAATCCTTTAGAGATTGGGGTCGAGATTGTTGGTGCGCTCCTGGGGTTGATAATACCTGTAATAAGCGTTTTGGTTGGCAGTTAGGAGATTTACCTTTGGGCTATGACCACAAATACACTTATTCCCATGTTGGTTATAACTTAAAACTAACCGATATGCAGGCGGCTGTCGGTGTTGCTCAATTGGATAAATTACCTGAATTTGTGGCAAAACGTCAGCATAATTTTGATTTTATGTATCAGCAGTTGCAAGATTTACAGGATGTGTTACAATTGCCTCAGTCTACTCCTGGTTCCGAACCTAGTTGGTTTGGTTTTCTTATTTCTGTTAAAGAAAATGCTCCTTTTACTCGGAATGAGTTAGTCCAATATTTGGAAGAAAAACGGATTGGTACTAGATTATTATTTGGTGGAAATTTGATTAAGCAACCTGCTTATGAAGGGTTAAATTATCGAATTGTGGGAGATTTGCCAAAAACCGATCAAGTTATGGCAAGATCATTTTGGATTGGGCTATTTCCAGGGTTGACTGAGGAAATGTTAGCTTATGTGGTAAATGTTTTCAAAGGATTCGTTAAATATGAGTAA
- a CDS encoding clan AA aspartic protease: protein MGLTYAEIELISGDDLVLARRGYIQPENVKKITVNALVDSGAYMLAINESIKLQLDLPKLEEQIAELADGSKLKLEIVGPVEVRFENRSTTCRAMVLSGDTEVLLGAIPVEDMDVLIDPRQQRLIVNPASPYFAKKSLK, encoded by the coding sequence ATGGGACTTACCTACGCAGAAATCGAATTGATTAGTGGCGATGATTTGGTTTTAGCAAGACGGGGATATATCCAGCCGGAAAATGTCAAGAAAATAACAGTGAATGCTTTAGTTGATAGTGGTGCTTATATGTTAGCTATTAATGAAAGCATTAAACTCCAGCTAGATTTACCGAAATTAGAAGAACAAATTGCTGAATTAGCAGATGGTTCAAAGTTGAAACTAGAGATTGTTGGCCCTGTAGAAGTGCGCTTTGAAAATCGTTCTACTACTTGTCGAGCAATGGTATTATCAGGAGATACTGAGGTCTTATTAGGGGCTATTCCTGTGGAGGATATGGATGTATTAATAGATCCTCGTCAACAACGGTTAATTGTGAATCCAGCAAGTCCTTATTTTGCTAAAAAATCTTTAAAATAA
- a CDS encoding GDP-mannose 4,6-dehydratase: MSQFWRDRSVFVTGCTGLLGSWLVAELVQRGARVTALIRDGVPQSRLYTENWHHQINIVRGCIEDLPTLERAINEYEVDTVFHLAAQTIVGVANREPLATFEANIKGTWNLLEACRRVGGVSRIVVASSDKAYGDQEILPYDETTPLQGEHPYDVSKSCADLICRTYYVSYGLPVCITRCGNFYGGGDLNFNRIVPDTIRSALRDKPVTIRSDGSYIRDYFYVRDGVLAYLHLAEQMERKEIWGEAFNFSNELQITVLELVQKILALMDKRDLEPIILNQAKNEIKHQYLSAKKAREMLNWKPKYSLDECLQETIKWYQDFLRDRLN, from the coding sequence ATGAGTCAATTCTGGCGCGATCGCTCTGTGTTTGTCACAGGTTGTACGGGGTTATTAGGAAGTTGGTTAGTAGCGGAGTTAGTGCAGCGAGGAGCTAGGGTAACGGCTTTAATCCGAGATGGTGTTCCCCAGTCTCGATTGTATACTGAAAACTGGCATCATCAAATTAATATTGTTCGGGGTTGTATTGAAGATTTACCAACCCTAGAACGAGCGATTAATGAGTATGAAGTCGATACTGTTTTTCACTTAGCGGCTCAAACCATTGTCGGAGTAGCTAACCGTGAACCCTTAGCGACCTTTGAAGCCAATATTAAAGGAACTTGGAACCTATTAGAAGCCTGTCGTCGGGTGGGGGGAGTGAGTCGAATTGTAGTGGCTTCTAGTGATAAGGCTTACGGGGATCAAGAAATTTTGCCCTACGATGAAACCACACCCTTACAAGGGGAACACCCTTATGATGTGTCTAAAAGTTGTGCAGATTTGATTTGTCGCACTTATTATGTTAGTTATGGATTGCCAGTTTGTATTACTCGCTGTGGCAATTTTTATGGCGGTGGGGACTTGAATTTTAACCGGATTGTACCGGATACTATTCGTTCAGCATTGCGCGATAAACCTGTTACTATCCGTAGTGATGGTAGTTATATTCGGGATTATTTTTATGTTAGGGATGGGGTATTAGCCTATCTGCATTTGGCGGAACAAATGGAAAGAAAAGAAATCTGGGGCGAGGCGTTCAATTTTAGTAATGAACTGCAAATTACAGTGTTAGAACTGGTGCAGAAAATTCTAGCTTTGATGGATAAGAGGGATTTAGAACCTATTATTTTGAATCAAGCCAAAAATGAAATTAAGCATCAGTATCTTTCCGCTAAAAAAGCTCGTGAAATGTTGAATTGGAAGCCTAAATATTCCCTTGATGAATGTTTACAGGAGACGATAAAATGGTATCAAGATTTTTTACGCGATCGCTTAAATTAA
- the rfbF gene encoding glucose-1-phosphate cytidylyltransferase, with amino-acid sequence MQVVILAGGLGTRLREETEYRPKPLVEVGGRPIIWHIMKLYAHYGFLDFITCLGYRGNMIKEYFLNYEAMNNDFTIGLGVPNQISYLNNHDEQNFRVTLANTGLETQTGGRIKQIEKYIEDDLFMVTYGDGLADVNIGELLSFHKEHGKLATVTTVQPPSRYGIVDIDEREARVLKFGEKIKDNKWVSAGYFVFNRKVFDYLEGGHCILEREPLERLTAEGQLMSYQHHGFFYAMDTFKEYTELNKMWETQQAPWKVWK; translated from the coding sequence ATGCAAGTTGTAATTTTAGCCGGAGGTCTGGGAACTCGCCTTCGAGAAGAAACAGAATATCGTCCTAAACCTTTAGTTGAAGTGGGCGGACGCCCGATTATTTGGCATATTATGAAACTCTATGCCCATTATGGGTTCTTAGATTTTATCACCTGTTTGGGATATCGGGGAAATATGATCAAGGAATATTTCCTCAACTATGAAGCGATGAACAATGACTTTACCATCGGTTTAGGAGTTCCTAACCAAATTAGTTATCTGAATAATCACGATGAGCAGAATTTTCGGGTAACGTTAGCTAATACAGGACTTGAAACCCAGACCGGAGGAAGAATTAAGCAGATCGAGAAATATATCGAAGATGATCTGTTTATGGTCACTTATGGAGATGGTCTGGCTGATGTCAATATTGGAGAATTACTCAGTTTTCATAAAGAACATGGGAAACTGGCAACCGTCACAACAGTACAACCGCCTTCTCGTTATGGAATTGTGGATATTGATGAACGAGAAGCTAGGGTTTTGAAGTTTGGGGAGAAGATTAAGGATAACAAATGGGTGAGTGCGGGTTATTTTGTCTTTAACCGCAAAGTATTTGATTATTTAGAGGGGGGGCATTGTATATTAGAACGGGAACCTTTAGAACGTTTAACGGCGGAGGGTCAGTTAATGAGTTATCAGCATCACGGCTTTTTTTATGCTATGGATACCTTTAAAGAATACACTGAACTGAATAAAATGTGGGAAACTCAACAAGCTCCTTGGAAGGTATGGAAATGA
- a CDS encoding tetratricopeptide repeat protein, translating into MTVSIFTEANQFLRTGQLDKAVIAYHQAIDQNPNFYAYYQNLAEALAKRGDWQESVAAYRQAVKLNPRSAGCVYEYGTALLHTGNFDEAVVMLEKAISLNPESSDLYYSLGKALQQQGQLDTALDYFQKALNLNPQFPKLYEQIGDILIAQGKGEEAISYWQNALELGVGGWELYMKLGETRQEQKDIDSAINYYQQALELNPNSHWLHYKLGTALVTQGKSQEAIAAYKKAIELEPGAAIIHHYLGHTLSALNQWEDAIASYRKALKLAPDAAIIYQHWGDALAAMQQWHEAVEKYRKSVELEPNSLEAQDHLGFALAQLGDEKEAIACYNKALELSPNSDVVNSHLADTLRKRGKPSDLDAAFSYYLKAGEQNELNLEACQKAVEMRPHHAHARLRLGIALSKHGRWQEAIVAYHQAIEIDPLNFWGPHLLADALSTSGQRQEAIAAYQTAIELNPDFSWTHHNLGDRLREQGEYDQAIAAYRRATEIEPDVAKFHYDLGDTLAKIGEINEASLCYRRALELES; encoded by the coding sequence ATGACGGTAAGCATTTTCACTGAAGCCAACCAATTTCTTAGAACTGGTCAACTGGATAAGGCCGTTATAGCCTATCACCAAGCCATTGATCAAAACCCTAATTTTTATGCTTATTATCAGAATCTCGCAGAAGCTTTAGCTAAAAGAGGAGATTGGCAGGAATCCGTCGCGGCTTACCGTCAAGCTGTCAAGCTCAATCCTCGCTCGGCTGGCTGTGTGTATGAGTATGGCACCGCCTTACTGCACACGGGGAACTTTGATGAAGCGGTGGTGATGCTAGAAAAAGCTATTAGTCTCAACCCGGAATCATCGGATTTGTATTACAGTTTAGGAAAAGCTCTACAACAACAAGGTCAACTGGATACAGCCCTAGACTATTTTCAAAAAGCCCTGAATTTAAACCCGCAATTCCCTAAACTTTACGAACAGATTGGCGATATTTTGATTGCTCAGGGGAAAGGAGAAGAAGCTATTAGCTATTGGCAAAATGCCCTAGAATTGGGGGTTGGGGGTTGGGAACTTTATATGAAACTGGGGGAAACCAGGCAAGAGCAAAAAGACATAGATAGTGCCATTAACTATTATCAACAAGCCCTTGAGTTAAATCCTAATTCCCACTGGCTACACTATAAGTTAGGAACAGCTTTAGTTACCCAAGGTAAATCCCAAGAAGCGATCGCAGCTTACAAAAAAGCCATAGAGTTAGAACCAGGGGCGGCAATTATTCATCACTATTTGGGACATACTCTATCTGCTTTGAATCAGTGGGAAGATGCGATCGCCAGTTATCGTAAAGCCCTAAAACTTGCCCCCGACGCGGCTATAATTTATCAACATTGGGGAGATGCTTTAGCTGCCATGCAACAGTGGCATGAAGCCGTTGAAAAATATCGCAAATCTGTTGAATTAGAACCTAACTCCCTAGAAGCTCAGGATCATTTGGGGTTTGCTCTAGCTCAACTTGGAGACGAAAAGGAAGCGATCGCTTGCTATAACAAAGCCCTTGAACTCAGTCCCAATTCCGATGTTGTCAACTCCCATTTAGCGGACACCCTGCGGAAACGGGGAAAGCCTTCGGATTTAGATGCAGCGTTTAGCTACTATCTCAAAGCAGGTGAGCAGAATGAACTTAACTTAGAAGCGTGCCAAAAAGCCGTTGAAATGAGACCCCATCATGCTCATGCTCGGTTACGCTTGGGGATAGCCCTAAGCAAACATGGACGTTGGCAAGAAGCAATTGTCGCTTACCACCAAGCTATAGAAATTGACCCGCTCAACTTTTGGGGGCCTCATTTGTTGGCAGATGCTTTATCAACTAGCGGTCAAAGACAAGAAGCCATTGCAGCCTATCAAACTGCCATAGAATTAAATCCTGATTTTTCTTGGACCCATCACAATTTAGGCGATCGCTTACGAGAGCAAGGTGAATATGATCAAGCCATTGCAGCCTATCGTCGCGCCACTGAGATCGAACCCGATGTCGCTAAATTCCATTACGATTTAGGGGATACCTTAGCGAAGATAGGGGAAATCAATGAAGCCAGTTTATGTTATCGTCGGGCTTTAGAATTAGAAAGTTAG
- a CDS encoding GDP-mannose 4,6-dehydratase, which yields MNALIFGANGQDGYYLNELCQAQGINSMGIARSGDFIRGDVSDYELVQQLIKEYNPEYIFHLAAKSTTRHDAMFENHGTICTGTLNILESVYRHCPRSKVFITGSGLQFYNDGTPISEDSPFEANSAYAFARIQSVYAARYYRTLGVKTYVGYLFHHESSLRKPHHVSQKVVQAAKRIVHGSEEKLCLGDISVEKEWTFAGDVARGIMILMQQDNVFETVIGSGKTYTIQDWIEICFSMLGLDWRIYVDQTENFQPEYKRLVSNPSLIQSLDWQPRISLQELAAKMIHN from the coding sequence TTGAATGCTTTGATTTTCGGTGCTAACGGACAAGATGGATATTACTTAAACGAGCTTTGCCAAGCCCAAGGAATCAACTCAATGGGAATAGCGCGCTCTGGAGATTTTATTCGCGGTGATGTTTCTGATTATGAACTGGTTCAGCAATTAATCAAAGAATATAATCCAGAATATATATTTCACTTAGCGGCAAAATCAACAACGCGACATGATGCAATGTTTGAAAATCATGGAACAATTTGTACAGGTACACTGAATATCCTAGAATCAGTGTACAGGCACTGTCCTCGCTCTAAGGTTTTTATTACTGGCAGTGGCCTTCAATTCTATAATGATGGCACTCCCATTTCAGAAGATAGTCCCTTTGAAGCAAACAGTGCCTACGCCTTTGCCCGTATCCAGTCTGTCTATGCGGCCCGATACTATAGAACATTGGGGGTCAAAACTTATGTAGGATATTTATTTCATCATGAAAGTTCCTTGAGAAAGCCTCATCATGTCAGTCAAAAAGTAGTACAAGCTGCTAAACGTATTGTGCATGGTTCTGAGGAAAAGTTGTGCCTGGGTGACATTTCTGTAGAAAAAGAATGGACTTTTGCGGGTGATGTTGCACGAGGTATAATGATTCTTATGCAACAGGATAATGTTTTTGAAACAGTCATCGGCTCCGGCAAAACATATACTATTCAAGATTGGATAGAAATATGCTTTTCAATGCTAGGTTTAGATTGGCGAATCTATGTAGATCAGACTGAAAATTTTCAACCCGAATATAAGCGGTTAGTCTCCAATCCGTCACTCATACAGAGTCTGGATTGGCAGCCAAGGATAAGTCTGCAAGAACTGGCGGCAAAAATGATTCATAATTAG
- a CDS encoding class I SAM-dependent methyltransferase has translation MHLTHRKTCRVCGSSALTPVINLGDQYLQGSFVKPGKEEPPQRKIPLSLVRCDPTRDEHACGLLQMQHTVPPEILYSAYWYRSGTNQTMRSHLQGIAEDGVSMVSKSKAFVLDIGCNDGTLLKYYPQDFIKFGVDPSDVAQEVGDDITVIQDIFPSPELLKRTEGEKFDVITSIAMFYDLEDPVTFCQEIKAVLADDGVWIFEMSYMPSMLKMNSYDTICHEHLEYYSLAVLDIILKKADLKIVDAVLNDINGGSIRCYATHIDNFTFKKQEALQRLQQLRQEEFDIELDTDKPYKNFQDRINVHKEQLIGMLKNLKKEGKSIHIYGASTKGNTILQWCGIDNRIIDYAAERNPDKYGAYTLGTDIPIISEAESRAMNPDYYLVLPWHFKEEFLKREAETLKSGVGMIFPLPTVDIIKY, from the coding sequence ATGCACTTAACACATCGGAAAACCTGTCGGGTATGCGGTTCCTCAGCCCTCACACCAGTGATCAATTTGGGAGATCAATATCTACAAGGTTCTTTTGTCAAACCAGGTAAAGAGGAACCACCGCAGAGAAAAATTCCCCTTTCTTTGGTGCGTTGCGATCCAACGCGAGATGAACACGCTTGTGGTTTGCTACAAATGCAACACACCGTTCCGCCGGAGATTTTATATTCAGCTTACTGGTATCGCTCCGGTACTAACCAAACCATGCGAAGTCATTTGCAGGGAATTGCTGAAGATGGAGTCTCAATGGTTAGCAAAAGCAAAGCTTTTGTTTTAGATATTGGCTGTAATGACGGCACTTTACTGAAGTATTATCCCCAAGATTTTATCAAATTTGGGGTCGATCCTTCTGATGTGGCTCAAGAGGTTGGGGATGATATTACTGTGATCCAAGATATCTTTCCCTCCCCAGAATTGCTCAAGAGAACGGAAGGCGAAAAGTTTGATGTGATTACGTCAATTGCCATGTTCTACGATTTGGAAGATCCGGTGACTTTTTGTCAAGAAATTAAGGCAGTTTTGGCTGATGATGGTGTGTGGATTTTTGAAATGTCATATATGCCATCAATGCTGAAAATGAACTCCTATGACACTATTTGCCATGAGCATTTAGAGTATTACAGTTTAGCGGTGCTGGATATTATTCTGAAAAAAGCTGACTTGAAGATAGTGGATGCGGTTCTCAATGATATTAATGGTGGTAGTATTCGCTGTTATGCGACACACATTGATAATTTCACCTTTAAGAAACAAGAGGCTTTGCAGCGCCTCCAGCAGTTGCGCCAAGAAGAGTTTGATATAGAGCTTGATACTGACAAGCCGTACAAAAACTTCCAAGACAGAATTAATGTCCACAAAGAGCAACTAATAGGAATGCTCAAAAACCTCAAAAAAGAAGGCAAAAGCATTCATATTTACGGTGCTTCGACCAAAGGTAATACAATCTTGCAATGGTGTGGCATTGACAACCGCATTATTGATTATGCGGCTGAACGTAATCCTGATAAGTATGGGGCTTATACTTTAGGTACTGATATTCCGATTATCAGTGAGGCGGAATCAAGAGCCATGAATCCAGATTATTATTTAGTCTTGCCCTGGCACTTTAAGGAAGAGTTTCTCAAGCGTGAGGCAGAAACATTAAAAAGTGGTGTGGGAATGATCTTCCCCCTGCCAACAGTTGACATTATCAAATACTAA
- a CDS encoding glycosyltransferase: MVESAIKPHFGVNVIGYATGEFGGGEGLRCTLKALEAAGIPFNLQNISVPWHRNLDSTYTNFSDDNPYPINLVHLNPDSFLLDNSDTQYLQKRYNIGFWAWELPKFPSNWEFAFDLFDEVWTYSNYGTETISEVSPIPVLKIMPSIELPQPSLDRESLGLPKDKFIFLFMFDFHSTLERKNPRAIIKAFKQAFGNSNEDVLLVIKFSNAEHHPQKLSQLNALSENDPSIRFIDGHFTKNKVNALIYNCDCYVSLHRSEGFGLTMAEAMFYGKPVIATGYSSNTDFMNVGNSFLVKYELVTTTEEYLPYPKGSIWAEPDIAHAASLMQYIFHNYREAQEIGSRASEEIKSLLSPHSVGIKIKNRLEHIIRKINPSAASHIEEIKTEINWRASQLKAWRQTAEQAQIELEECRRQILLTQSQR; the protein is encoded by the coding sequence ATGGTAGAGTCAGCGATCAAACCACATTTTGGTGTCAACGTCATCGGTTATGCTACCGGTGAATTTGGGGGGGGAGAAGGTCTGAGATGCACTCTCAAGGCTTTGGAAGCTGCCGGGATTCCCTTCAATCTTCAAAATATTAGTGTACCCTGGCATCGGAATTTAGATTCTACATACACTAATTTTTCTGACGATAACCCTTATCCCATTAACCTTGTACATCTCAACCCCGATTCTTTTTTGCTTGATAATAGCGATACCCAATATTTGCAAAAACGGTACAATATTGGATTCTGGGCATGGGAATTACCGAAATTTCCTAGTAATTGGGAGTTTGCCTTTGATTTGTTTGATGAGGTATGGACTTACAGTAATTACGGCACTGAAACTATTTCAGAAGTCTCGCCGATTCCTGTACTGAAGATAATGCCTAGCATCGAACTTCCACAGCCATCTTTGGACAGGGAATCTTTGGGATTACCAAAAGACAAATTTATCTTTCTGTTCATGTTTGACTTTCATAGTACCCTAGAACGTAAAAATCCGCGAGCAATTATCAAAGCATTTAAACAAGCTTTTGGGAATTCAAATGAAGATGTATTACTTGTGATCAAGTTTTCTAATGCCGAGCATCATCCCCAAAAACTAAGTCAACTCAATGCACTATCAGAAAATGATCCATCAATTCGATTTATAGATGGGCATTTCACAAAAAACAAAGTAAATGCCTTAATCTACAATTGCGATTGCTATGTATCGCTGCATCGATCAGAAGGTTTTGGCTTGACAATGGCTGAAGCAATGTTCTACGGTAAACCCGTAATAGCTACTGGTTACTCGTCTAATACTGACTTTATGAATGTTGGCAATAGTTTTCTCGTCAAATATGAATTGGTAACAACCACTGAGGAGTATTTGCCTTATCCCAAAGGTAGTATTTGGGCAGAGCCAGATATAGCTCATGCTGCGTCTTTGATGCAGTATATTTTTCATAATTATCGAGAAGCTCAAGAAATAGGATCGAGAGCTTCTGAGGAGATTAAATCTTTACTAAGTCCGCACTCGGTAGGGATAAAAATTAAAAATCGCCTCGAACATATTATTAGGAAAATTAACCCTTCAGCAGCAAGTCATATCGAAGAGATTAAGACTGAAATAAATTGGCGGGCTTCCCAACTCAAAGCTTGGCGACAGACAGCAGAGCAAGCTCAAATCGAATTGGAAGAATGCCGAAGACAAATTCTCCTAACCCAGTCTCAAAGGTAA
- a CDS encoding glycosyltransferase, with product MVNSSLGINIAGHVKGDFGLGVGVRGNIRAIEAAGIPYVINNLLLNFKPPETDTTYTNFSEDNPYPINLVQTNPNMMGQSINKDGSPVLTEKYFQGRYNIALWLFELPQIPPEWDFAFDWFDEIWVMSNFCGEIFAPSSPIPVFKVMPSLNLPKPSLNRESLGWPKNKFIFLFMFDFTSCYERKNPIATIKAFKQAFGQSNEDVLLVIKYRSPQYYPHLRDQMVAEAADCPSIRFIDGNLKRDETNALVYNCDCYVSLHRAEGFGLTMAEAMFYGKPVIATSYSSNVDFMNVNNSFLVKYKLVTTTEVHLPYPTGSIWADPDIDHAASLMRYVFDNYQVAKEVGARASRDIKYLLSPQTVGCQIRSRLEYIMKRMNQTPQSSRLHKLITEKEGLISQAKAWRQTAQETIAELERSHRQLQQAQSELRHR from the coding sequence ATGGTAAATTCTTCTCTAGGTATTAATATTGCGGGCCATGTGAAGGGTGACTTTGGACTTGGGGTAGGTGTGAGGGGGAACATTAGAGCCATAGAGGCTGCTGGTATTCCCTATGTCATCAATAATCTCTTATTAAACTTTAAACCGCCAGAGACAGATACAACTTACACAAATTTCTCTGAGGATAACCCTTACCCAATTAATTTGGTACAGACTAATCCTAATATGATGGGGCAATCAATTAATAAAGATGGCTCACCAGTTTTAACTGAGAAATATTTTCAGGGTCGATATAATATTGCACTATGGCTTTTTGAATTACCACAAATTCCCCCAGAGTGGGATTTTGCTTTTGATTGGTTTGATGAGATATGGGTGATGAGTAATTTCTGTGGAGAAATCTTTGCACCATCGTCACCTATTCCTGTGTTCAAGGTAATGCCAAGCCTGAATCTTCCCAAGCCATCGCTGAACAGAGAATCGCTCGGATGGCCCAAAAATAAATTTATTTTTCTGTTTATGTTCGACTTCACTAGCTGTTATGAACGCAAAAATCCTATAGCTACAATTAAGGCGTTTAAACAAGCTTTTGGTCAATCGAATGAAGATGTCTTACTTGTAATTAAATACCGCTCGCCTCAATATTATCCGCACCTGCGAGATCAAATGGTGGCAGAGGCAGCAGACTGTCCATCGATTCGTTTCATAGACGGCAATTTGAAGCGAGATGAGACGAATGCCTTGGTTTATAATTGTGACTGCTATGTATCTCTGCATCGGGCTGAAGGTTTCGGTTTGACAATGGCTGAAGCTATGTTTTACGGTAAACCAGTGATTGCTACTTCTTATTCCTCCAATGTTGATTTTATGAATGTCAACAATAGTTTTCTAGTAAAATATAAGCTGGTGACCACGACTGAAGTACATCTTCCTTATCCAACCGGAAGTATTTGGGCAGATCCCGATATCGACCATGCTGCGTCTTTGATGCGCTATGTTTTTGATAATTATCAGGTAGCTAAGGAAGTAGGAGCTAGAGCATCTCGCGACATTAAGTATTTATTAAGTCCTCAGACTGTGGGCTGCCAAATTAGAAGTCGCTTAGAGTATATTATGAAGAGGATGAATCAAACTCCGCAATCGAGCAGATTACACAAGCTGATCACAGAGAAAGAAGGACTGATATCCCAGGCAAAAGCTTGGCGACAAACAGCACAGGAGACGATCGCGGAACTAGAGCGATCGCACCGCCAACTACAACAGGCTCAATCTGAGTTGAGGCATAGATAA